The Taeniopygia guttata chromosome 6, bTaeGut7.mat, whole genome shotgun sequence genome contains a region encoding:
- the LOC140684445 gene encoding uncharacterized protein, translated as MTKPALSKEVQLQTPEHVSPGSPGQQNRTQGRAQASSAHTAPPPPSRPPPPKKAPAPAPLGGPSSPGSPPRSGQGGRSPGLTRCPRQPPLKQHRGGSPASRPWSHGPGTRGPVPARRTRTVPERAPPPALRERARGRGGPGARPARQSPAQHREQPLPHIPGGPAASTGLSPPPPPPGPAPLASARAAPRRHVLRPPPFAARPIPPGARGVPSALRARALRDPYLGVPGAAASAAGRAGAAAGEGAGGLWEEAEAVEGVGVWAGSRGDTRRGGGAAPGGGRRGCGAKGGGAAPGCTRGGTVSGPARFLVAALRVPGGVCQDKRVMRGKRRQKKKKGLILSSPLLHLLPSIKGCISQLEIHRILLS; from the exons ATGACCAAGCCTGCTTTGTCAAAGGAGGTGCAGCTGCAAACACCGGAGCACGTTAGTCCGGGCTCTCCCGGGCAGCAGAACAGGACACAAGGCAGGGCTCAGGCCTCCTCGGCACACACGGCCCCGCCACCCCCATCTCGCCCACCGCCCCCCAAGAAGGCTCCGGCGCCAGCCCCACTTGGCGGCCCGAGCTCCCCCGGCTCCCCGCCGCGCTCGGGGCAGGGCGGGCGCTCCCCTGGACTCACAAGGTGCCCCCGCCAGCCGCCCCTTAAACAACACCGCGGGGGCTCTCCGGCCTCACGGCCCTGGTCACACGGCCCTGGGACCCGCGGCCCTGTCCCGGCCCGCCGCACTCGCACCGTACCCGAGAGAGCTCCGCCGCCAGCCCTGAGGGAAAGAGCGCGAGGCCGGGGCGGCCCAGGAGCGCGTCCCGCCCGGCAGAGCCCGGCTCAGCACAGGGAACAGCCGCTGCCGCATATCCCtggcggccccgccgccagcACCGGCCtttccccgccgccgccgccgcccggcccggctccgcTCGCCTCAGCACGCGCCGCTCCCCGGCGCCATGTTCTCCGCCCGCCTCCCTTCGCCGCCCGGCCAATCCCTCCCGGCGCCCGCGGGGTCCCGTCCGCCCTCCGCGCCCGGGCCTTGCGGGACCCGTACCTGGGGGTACCGGGAGCTGCCGCCTCTGCCGCCGGgagggccggggctgcggctgGGGAGGGGGCCGGGGGCCTCTGGGAGGAGGCGGAGGCGGTGGAGGGGGTGGGTGTCTGGGCGGGGAGCCGGGGCGACACTCGCCGCGGCGGGGGGGCCGCGCCCGGCGGAGGCAGACGGGGTTGCGGCGCGaagggcggcggggcggccccgggctGCACCCGCGGAGGGACCGTGTCGGGGCCCGCCCGCTTCCTGGTGGCCGCGCTCCGCGTCCCTGGCGGCGTCTGCCAAGACAAAAG agttatgaggggaaaaagaagacaaaaaaaaaaaaaaggcctgaTTTTATCTTCTCCACTTCTCCACTTATTGCCTTCTATAAAAGGTTGTATCTCACAACTGGAAATTCACAGAATCCTCCTATCATAA